The genomic DNA TCTGTCTGCTTATGGTTAGTCTTGGTCGACGTCCATAATGCCAGACACGGCGTCGGGATGCGCTATTTTCAGTAACCAATTAGCCGCGCATCCCCCTCAAGCCGGGGATACAATTGACCCATAAATTTTGCGGAAGAACCAGATTTCTTACGGCTTTGATTTCTACCACGACCTTGTCTTCAACCAGAATATCAACAAAATAATCCCCGACAGTTTTTCCTTGATAAAGAACCGAAACCGGGCATTGGCTCACCGCGCGAAGGCCAATTGTCTCCAATTCAATCAAGAGAGCATTCTCGTAAACTTTTTCCAGGAATCCATACCCAAGTGCATTAAAAACATTGTAAAAGCAACAGATTACGGAATCAGTCAATTGTTTGTGTTTGAATTCCAATCCTGAAAATCCAGCCTTTTCCGCGTTCATCTGCGTCCCCCTCGAATTAGAATATCACAGCAAACTCCGTCCCCCGGCCCTCCTCGCTGCGTACCTCGATGCGTCCGCCGTGGGCCTCGACGATATGCTTGCACTGGTAGAGGCCGATGCCGAAGCCTTTTTTCTTCGTGGTCTCGAAGGGTTTGAACAAGCGGGTGCGGATGAATTCCTCGCTCATGCCGCAGCCCTCGTCGCGCACGCGGATGCAGGGGCGGCCATCGACGGCGACCTCGACATGAACGGGCTTGTCCTTGCCGCCGGCATCCAGGGCGTTGAGCACCAGGTTGAGCACCACCTTGCCGATCTCCTCGGCATCGACGTCAGCATCGACACCGTTGCCGCCGACCCTGAGGTTGGGCAGGGCCAGCCCCTCCAGCGCGTCATCCACGACCTGGCGCAGATTGTGGCGGCGGCGCTCCAGCACGGGCTTTTCCTGGAGGGTGCGCAGATGCTGGATCAGATTCTTCATCTTGTTGGTGGTGCCGCGCAGGGTATCGAGCATGTCCGCCTGAAATTCGGGATCATCCAGATAGTTCTCGGCGTTGTCCACCACCAGGCCCAGGTTCGACACCAGGTTTTTCAGATCGTGCATGACAAAGGCCGAAACGCGGCCCATGAGCTCCATCTCGCGGGCGGCGGAGAGTTCGGCGGAGAGTCGCAGGTTGAGGATGGCGGCCGTCGACTGGCGAGCGAGCACCTTCATCAGGTCGTAGTCCTCATAGGTCAGGATCTCATCGGGATTGATCGGACCCTCCAGGGCGATGAAGCCTTCCAGCCGCCGCTCCGAACGCAGGGGCACGAGATATTTCAGGCCGCGCTCAAAGAGCGGATGCGCAGCGCCGTCAGCGCCGTGCGCCTGCGCCAGATCCACCACCCAGTCGCCCGTCTCCAGCCGCTGCATCAAGGGGTCATCCGCCTTGACGGGAGGGCATCCCGCGCCGTGCTCGAAATAGCTCACGAGATCAAAATATTGCTGATCACCATCGGCGAGAAACAGGCTGGCGCCACGAAAACCGAAAGTTTCGCAGTAAAAAGTAAGGATCGCCTGCTGCAATTCCCGCTCGCCGCGCGGCTCCGAGAGGCGCCGGGTCAGTTCAAGCCATTGCTGGCGATAATCGAATTTGCTGCGGTAGAAATGCTTGTGCAAGAACACGCGAATCTTGCGGCGTATTTTTTCCGACAGCAACACGGCAAGCACCGCCACGCTGCCGACAAAGGTCAGGGTGATGAAAAAGTTGCGCTGCGAGGACTCGCCGAAATAGCGCAGTCCTTCGCCCAGCAGCGCAATGCCGAGAAAGTAAAGACCGACGATGAAAATAACCACCGAGCGATAGGCCATGTCGGGCGAAAGCCGAATGCCCGAGGCCTCACCACGACGCAAGCGAGAATAGGCCATGAAGCCCATGGCCGTCAGCAGCAGGATCGCCCGCGCCGGCGACAAACTCATGTCGATGGAGCGATAAAGCAGGCTTTGGCTGTAATACACGATGAGAAAGGCGATGGCGAGGCCCGCGCCGATGATTTCGTACTTGATCTTCCAGCGCTCGGGGCGCGGCGAGCCGGTGAGGGTCAATTCGAGATTGACCAGCGCCAGTACCAGGAACAGCAGAATTCCGATGAAGAAGAAATAACCGGGGTTGCCGAGAAAGAGGATGAGCTCCTCGCCGAAATCCGGCGAGTAGATGAAATCACCGACGGGAATCAAAAACAGGGGCAAGGGCATCAGGGCGGACAGCCCCAGAAAGGATTTCTGCACCCAGGAGATGCCGGGCAAGCGCCCCACCTTGAGCGAATACAGCAGCCAGGTGATGGGCAGCAACGCCTCGGCCAGCAATCCCCAGCGTTTGAGTTCCAGAAGATTCCCCGGCGAGCGCAACGCCAGCAGATCGAGAACCTCCACGGCCAGAGTCACCGCGAGGGCGGCCAGCAGGGCATGGGTTCCAGGTGTCGCGCGACGACGCAGCAACACGACAAAAAGACCGGCGGCGAACGCCAGGGAAAAAATGACCAGAAGAAGATGCGTCATGATTTACGAAAGGCGGCTCACTCCGGAAGATAATCGGCAAGCAGGGGCACGAAATCGGCCATGAATGCCTCGATGGAGGCCACGGCGTCGGGGACCGTCGACTTCACGGGCGCGGAGAGGCGAATGAAGGCCGCGTCGTTGCGCCGGTATTTGAGCGAATTGAGCACCATCTGCGCCTTGAGCAGATATTCGTTGGTGATGGTGGCGTCCTTCATCTGGTACCAGTAGACAAACACTTCCTTGGCGTCCTGTTTTTGATACACGGCCTGCACGACGTTGATGGGGCGGTGACCCTCCACATGCACAACCCGCCTCTCCGTGGTCGCCGGCACCCAGCCGCTGCCCGGCAGGCAATGGCGCGGCGAGTGGATCTGGGCACCCTCGCGCTGGGTCTCGTAATAACCGATGTAGACATTGACGGAGGCGCCCTCGCCGCGATAGTCGCGCATCAGGTAATTGGTGACGCGCAGTTGCTCCAGCACGCTATCGCTCAGCATGTACTCGGCCGCCCGCCAGTCCCCAAGCTGCAGGGGAAAGCCGGAAAGATCCTGCTTGATCGGCACACGATCATGAAAGGGGCGCGCCTGCACATAAATCGCAAAACCCAGAACGATCAACCCCACCAACAACAGACGCCTACCCATGACGCGACCTCCCGATTCGGCTCAGGACTCCGGCGGCCCCGACCAGCAGGGCCATGGCCAGGGCAAACACCGCCAGCCCGGCGAATTCGTGGAAAAACCCCTGTGCGACCTCCGGCCCGAAATAGCTGGCCAGCACGCCCGTACCCACCACGCGCACGCCGTTGGCGAACACCGCCATGGGAATCGCCAGGGCCACCAGCACGATGCGTTTCCACATGGGCTTGAAAAACAGATAGGCCATGGCCGTCGAGAGCGCCAGCAGCGAAATGATCGAGCGAATGCCGCTGCACGCGTCGGCCACCTCCAGGGTGGTGTTGGTCAGATGAATGATGTTGCCCTCGCGCAGCACCGCCACCCCCAGAAATTTCATGATCTCCACCGAATACTTGGTGATCATCATACGCAGGGGAAAGGCCACGGTGTCGTAAAGGATGTAGGGCAAGGGCACCATGAACACCAGAAACGCCAGGGGAAAGAGCAACTCGCGAAAGATCGGCCAGCCCAGGGCGAACAGCAAGGCCCCCGAAAGCACGACGATCATGGACATGCGGATGGTGAAGGATTCCCCCGCCACGCTGCCCACCAGAAACATGGCCAGCCCACCCAGGGCGATCATCAGCCCCAACAGGCTGCGGCGGGGAGTCAGGGCCGTCAGCACCTCCTTTTTCTGCCAGACGAAATAGGCGGAAATCAACGGCACCAGAAAGCCGTGGGAATAGTTGGGGTCGTTGCTCCAATCCGCCCACATGCCGCTGAGCGCCTGCATGTAGAGCCAGGCGAAAGCCCCGACAAACAGGCCCGCCCCAACCATGGTCGTTCCATCAATGCGCAAGGATTTCATAAAGCTCCAAAATACTGACGGGTTGCAATCGACAATGGCTTATCTCAATGGTTGCCGCATCACATAAAACATGTTAGGTTTCCAACACTTTGCCATGAAAACTCCATCAAGTAAAACCATTCGTGTCGCGGCCCTGGGTGACCTGCTGCTCACCACCCGCGAAAATTCGCCCGTACCCGGTCGCGGGGTGGAATCTTTCTCCGCCGAGGTGCGTGAACTTCTTGCGTCCTGCGACCTCGTCCTGGCCAATCTGGAATGCACCCTCCCCGGATCCGAGAAAATCCCCGGCGAACCGCGCGTCTTTACGACGGAAGCTCAGGTGCGAGGGCTTACGGAGGCCGGGATCAACCTGGTGACCCTGGGCAACAATCACGCCTTCGATGCCGGTGATTCGGGGTTCCAGCGGCTCAAGGATCTGCTCGACACACTTGGCATCGCCCGTTGCGGCGCCGGTCTTACCCTGCACGAAGCAGCCGGACCGGCCTTTTGGGAGGTCCGCGGCATTCGTATCGCCATCCTCGGGGTGGTCGACGAATCGAGCGGCATGTATCGCTTTGCCGGTGAAATGACCAGCGGCGTCGCGCCCCTCGACGAGGAGCAGCTCTGCCGCGCCATCGCCGAGTTGCGTCAGAACGTCGATCATATCATCGTCTTTCCCCATTGGGGAGAAGAGCGCTTCCGCTTTCCCTCGCCCGCTCAGATCCGGCAGGGACGCGCCTTCGTCGAAGCCGGCGCCTCCCTGGTCATCGGCCATCATCCTCACGTCGTGCAGGGCCTGGAGTTTCACCGGAAGGCTCCCATCGCCTATTCCCTCGGTAACTTCCTCGCCAACGAGGTGTATTGGGATAACGGCGATATCCTGACCTGGAGCCACTTCGAACGCATCGGCTGCATTCTGCTCGTCGAACTCGATCAAACCGGCGTGCACTCCGTTCAACAGATTCCCGTTCATGACGACGGCCGCATCCTGAGCATCGACACCAGCGGTCGCGGAGAGCGCTATCTGGCGCGGGCCAACCGCTATCTGGAGAGGGGTATCACACCCCTGCGCCATCGTCTCGAAACCTTCCGGGTGCGCACCCTGCTGCCGATTCTCGCGCAGCTTCGCTGGGACAAGCTGCGCCGCCTGCGCCCCGGACACCTTCGCAAGGCCATCCGGCTTCTCGTTCAGGGATTGCGCCCGTAGGGGCGAGGCGCTGCCTCGCCCTGGGCGACCCACCGGGTCGCCCCTACCATCCCTAGGGTTGCGGAAAAACCACCGGCGGCAAGGTTATGTCGGAAAAATCGCCCGGCGACTGCCAGGGCGTGTAGGACCAGGGACCCAGGCCCCGCAGCCGCTCATCCGTGCCGCGCACCAGCGGCAACGCCTCCTCGCCCATCTCGATGGTCACAGCCAGATCGTAAATACCCTGGGTTTCCGCGACGGGTAGCACAGGTTTGATGCCCACCCCGGCGCGAATCCAGGCATTGCCGCGAAAGACAAAGGTGTCGGGTGCCGTGCCGGGGCCGACATGGAACCAGGTCGGCACCTCTTCGCCCGTCACCACCAGGTTGTTTTCAAACCATCCCTTTTGACTGGGGGCGAAACGCGGATCCTCGGTTTCCTGGGCGATGCGCCCCACCGATTTGGCCGGCAGGTAAAAGAGGTTGTGATGCACATGGCTTTCCTGCGCGGTAATCCAGGCGATATGCGCATCGCCGCCGACAAAGGTGTTGCCGGCAATCCCCACGTCCCTGGCCTCGAAACCCTCCACCTCGGGACGAAAAAACGCCACGCCGGTCTGCCCGCCGATATGCACGGCCCGGCGGCCCGCATCACGCAACAGCGAATTCTGCACGAGGATGAAGCGCGAACCGCCCTTGATCTGGATGCCGTTGGCCGTGCGATAACCCTCCCGACCGATGATGCGGCAACCCTCGATGAGCCCATGACGACACCCCACCAGATCGATGGCCGAGCCGCCCCAACCCTCGAAATGGCAGTCGCGCACCACGAAATGGTTCACGCCGGACATTTTCAGGGCGTCATGATTGCCCGTCGGCCCGATGTCGCGAACGATCAGATGCTCCAGCACGAGATGATGGGAGGGACTTCGCTCGCCCTTGCGCCCGTCATCGTCGATGTTGATGCCGTTTTTCAGATAGCCCTGAAAAACCAGCCGGCTCAGGTGAATATAGGAACAACTGCTGAGCTTGAGCCCTTCGCCCGTCCCCTCGAACACCGGGGGATTTTCCGGGTCCGCGCCGCGAATCACGATGGGCGCCTCAGCCGTGCCGTGCATCTCTTGCAGATAGAGCCCGCCTCGATAAACCCCAGGCGCGATCTCGATCACCGTTCCCGGCCGCGCCTCGCGCAGAGCCGCCTTCAGTTCCGCGAACGTGGAAACAGAAAGCGTTGGGGCGCCAAGGGCCTCGCCCAGCCCCGCAAACAAGACAAGAAAAAGGATGAGCGCCGGAAATCGCATGGGGTGTATCCATGTCCCCGCAAGGGCGCGGCATGCCGCGCCCCTACTCAGCATTCAAAATCCAGCATCGACGCCAGTTCCGTGCTCAGCGTCCGGGCGCCGGCGAACCGCCACCCCGTGCGCCGCACCCGCGCCTTGCAGGCTTGAAACCATTGCTTGAATTCAATCTCGACCCGCACCGGATGGGCAAAGGTCAAAAGCCGCATCTCGTCACGTCGCGCCACCGCGCGACGCACCCCCTGGTAAATGTCCTCCTGCGCCACCGCCGGATGCTTGCTGAGGGCGCAGTTGCGACCGAAACCCCGCTTGGTGGCGACGGTCTCCACCCAGGGCAGCAAGCGTCGCGCCTCGGCGCAGCCCTGCTCGTCGCTCGCCACGAAAATCAGCGGCACGCCCAGTTCCCCGGCCACGGCGGCATCGAGAGCCATTTCCCCCACCGTTTCGCCGTGCACGCGGATGGCGCGGTAGGCGCCGGGGCTGTAGGTGTGCGCCAGAATAGCGCCGGGCGTGCCTTCCATGGCGTGATAGCCGATCATCAGCACACCGGCATAGGTTTCATCCAGGTACGGAAAACGCCGCTTGAACCCGGCGCCCAGCAGCACCTCGCAGCGCCGATCGAGCCGGTCGAACACCAGATTGGCGCCGACGCCGTGATTGTCCCAGACCACCACCTTTTCGGCCCCCGCGTCGAACAGGGCACGCGCCGCGGCATCGGTTTCGCGGGTAGCCTGCTCGCGGGCAAATCCCATATCGCGCGAATCGCTCAGCGCCCGCCCCGGCTCACCCACCACGCACGCCGGACCATCGCAATCCACGGCAATCATGAATTTCACAAGGCACCTCCCGGTGCGAGGTAAAGCAGAAAGGCAAGCTCAAAAAAACCCGAAACGGTCAAAAGCTCTTTGTCCACGGAAGACACGGAAATCACGGAAAGAATTCAAAAACCGAAAAAGACGGACAATCCTTTTTATTCCTGGTTTTCTTCCGTGCCTTCCGTGTTTTCCGTGGACCACCCTGCCCTTTGCCCTTCACCACTCAAAACGCCCGCTTCGCGAACAACTCTTCCGCGACCTTGCTGATCACCGGCCGATATTTGCCCGAGGGCGCCGGAGCGATGTCGTCGACAATCTCCACGCGAATCTCGTCATCGCCTCCCAGACGCTGGGCCGCCTTTTTTCGCACCTGCTCGCCGCCGTCCGCCGGAAAACGGTCGTCCACCACCAGGCGAATGCAAATTTCACCGATGTTCTCCTGCACCACCTGAAATTTGACGATGCCCTCCACCGAGCGCGCGATGTAGATGAAGGAATACCCCACCACCCATTTGCCTTCCCGGGTCACCACAAATTCCACGGCCCGTCCGCCGCTGATATGGATGCTTGAGAGGTTGCGACCACAGGCGCAAGGCTCCTTCGACAGGGTCACGATATCACCGGTACGGTAGCGAATCACCGGAAACGCCGGCCCGACGAGGTTGGTCACTACCAGTTCCCCTTCACCATCCGTCGGCGCGAGGGTCTGGGGATCGATGGTTTCCAGGAGGATCTGCTCATCCATGCAGTGCATGGTGCCCTGGTCGCATTCGTGGCCGATCAGCCCCGCCTCCCGCAAGCCGTAGGAATCGCGCACCGGCACGCCGAAGCCCTCGGCGATCAGCTTACGATCCACCGCGGAGAGCATTTCGCTGGTGGTGATGATCACCTCCAGTCCGCCCTTGCGCAGTTCACGCAGATCGAGTCCAAGGGACCGCGCCATGGTCACGGTCAGCACGAAGGTGCTCGGATAGCCGAAAATGCACTTGGGCCTCCAGGCCAGCCAATCCGCGAAGTTCTTTTTCAATCGCTCCGGCGTGACCTCAAAGCCGTTGGTGAGGCCGTCGTTGATCAGCCAGTCGCGCGCGCGCTTCACGCGATCCTGCTTGCTCAACTCCACGGGCGAACCCCAGTAGTACAACTCCTTCTCGCCGCGTCGCACCCCCACCCATTCGTGGCCGCGCATGCGCGCCGCGTTGATGTGCGCCTCGCGGGTCGAGGACGTATAAAATTGCAGCGCCTCGTTGGTCGAACCGCTGGTGCGCACCAGTTGCACGCGCTTGCCCTCCCCCCGCCACACCATGTCCTCGCGGCGCTCGCGCAGGGTGTTCTTCTCCAGCAGCGGAAAGCGCCCCAGGTCGTTCAAGGAACGGATGTCGGCGGGCGCGAACCCCTGGCGATCCATGATCTCTCGCCAGTAGGGGGTTTGCTCGTAGGCTTGCCGGACGATGTCGCGCAGGCGCTCCAGTTGCAGTTGCCGGATGCGCTCCCGCGGCCAGCGCTCGCTCTCCAGCAGGTCGGCGAGAATCCGAAAACTCGGGCGGCCCAGGGCGAGTTCCTGGAGATGAAAAAGCCGGCGCGCTAGCATGGGGAGCATAATCACCTCTGTTTGTGGTCTGCCATGGATGCACACGAACGAGGGCAGTCAAAATCTTTTTGTCCACGGAAGGCACGGAAATCACGGAAAAAAAGCTGGAAACGAGAAAATCCGGCTCCTTGTTTTTTGTTCTTTTTCCGTGCTTTCCGTGTATTCCGTGGACAAAAATCGACAATTCAAACCCAATAAAAATTGTTCACCCCTTGCACCGCCTTGCGCACCAGGGCCCGCAGCGGCTTGTTGATGGTGCAGGCCGGCACCGCCCTGGGTTGATAGCCCGCATTTTTCACCAGATGCCCCAACTCCGCGAAGGTGCGCGGCGGATACTGGGCGCGCACGGCGTTCATCCAGGCGCAGAATTTCTCGAAGCGCCGCGTCACAACACGATTGAGCTTACCGCCGCTGTATTGGTGATCGCGCACCTTGAAAAGGCTGAAGCTGTGCAGGATGGCCACGGTGTCGCCGCCCGCATCGCAGATCAGGCGCGCGGCATCGCGGCATTCTTCAAAGGATGATCCCATGAGATCGACGGGTTTGGCCGGGTGCAGGCCGGGAAACCTGGGTTGCCGGTAGGCCGAAAGCGCCACCTCCAGCACCTCGCCGTACCACTTGCTTCCGTTGTAGCGCTCGGTTTCGGCAAAGCGGCACTGCCCGCCCACATAGGGAAAGGTGTAGCTGCTGTCGATCCACAGGCCCGCCTGCGTCAGGGCCGCCAGGGTTTCTTCCGAAGCGCCCATGTTGCCCGCGCGAAAAGCAATGGGCCGCGTGCCCGTCCAACTTTCCAGCAGATCGGCGCCGCGCGTGATGAGCTCGGCCTGCCATTCGCGGCTCAGATCGGCCATCTGATCGGTCTTTTTGAAGGGCTTGCCCGCCTGGTGCAGACCGTAATGCACATGGTTGGGATGCACGTGCAATTGCACATCCTGCCCCCGTTCGACCAGATAGCGCACCACCGGCTCCGTTTCGCCCGGCCAGCCGAGATCGTCGTTGAAGGGTTCGACAAAAAACGTCGCCTTCAGGTCGTTTCGCGAAAGAATGTCGCAAATCAATGGAATACCGAGCTTATTATCTCCGTATTCGCCCATCATCCCCACCCGCGGCGAAATGGGCTTGAGGGACGGATTGCCCCAGGCGCCCCCCATGGAGCACTCCACATCGAAGGTCATGAAAATACCGGGCAGCGTCAAGGCGTACCTCCCCCCGTCGAGGCGACGGAATCAACCAACCGAAACTCGGCGATCAACGGATAATGATCCGATCCCAGATCCGGACCGACCCAGGCGCGCACGGGCTTGACGTCCGGGGTCGAGAGGATATGGTCGATGCGCGCGGAGTAGCGAAACCGATTGATTTTCGTGAATTTGGTGAAGCCATAGCCGAATCCGGCGCGATTGAAGGCATTGGCATGGCTGGACCAGATCCGCCGATAAATCGGACTGTCCACCGTGAGGTTGAAATCCCCGGCGATGATTTTATTCTCCTCGGGAAAGGAAGCGATCCAGGCGTAGAGTCCACTGGATTCATACCAGCGTTCCTCGATTTTCGCCTGAACGGTCTCGATCCGATCGAAGTCGAAAATTCGTTCACGATCGAGCACCTTATCCAGCGCGCGGCGCGGCGTCAGAATGTCCACGCAGGCAAAACCAAGGGGCCCTTTGGGCGTTTCAAGCACGCAGTAAATGCCGTTGACCTGTGGTTCGCGCTTTGAAATGTCGCAGTGCGCAATCGGATAGCGCGACACCAGCAAACTTTCCCCGGCACGCTTGACATGCCATTGCGGCGGCAGGTCGAATCGGCGCGGGGCGATTTCCTGCACCGCGGCAAGATCGGCCCCGACCTCGTCGAGCAGCCTGGCGAACTCATCCGCCGTGACTTCCCAGCGCTCGATATTGTAGGTCAGCACCCGCAAGTCCGCGGGTTCCGAGGACACCGGGAACGACTTGGGCAGATTGAACCCCATCATCGGCCAGGCGATCACCAGGGCCGTCAATCCCAGCAGCCACAGCCCGCGGCGGTTCCACAAAAGCGCCAGGGGCACCAGCACGAAGAGCGGAAAGAAATAGATCCAGCGCGGCCCATAGAGCAGCACCGTGCCGAACCACCAGCGATCTCCCGTGAAAAACATCAGCGCCCATACCCCGACAACCGCCAGGGCATAGGCGAAAACGCTCAACGCCGCAAGGGCTTTAAGCACCCGGGTGCCCGATGATGTCATGCCCGCGCGCCCCCAACTTCTTGACCATCAGCTTCAGATCCACGAAAAACGGCTTGAGATCCGACCAGAGAAACGAATCGTCCTTGGTCCAGGGGCCGCAGTTCCACAGAAAGGTGGCAATCGCCCGGACAGGGCTGAGATGCTTTTGCCCCGGCGGCAGCAGATCGCGGCGCAGATGGCCCAGCACCCAGTTGGCATCGCCGCCGAGAATGCGCGTGCGCAGGCCGACGCGGTAGGTTTTCTTGCGCATCCTGTCCGGCTCGAAATGACTTTGCCACAGCAGGAAAGACGCCTCGAAGCCGGCCATGACCACCGTCGGCAAGCCGCCGCTGAAGCGCGGGTTGATCTCCAGAAAAATGTAACGGGCGCTCTCCGGGTCGTAATGGAACTGCACCCCGGCAATACCCTGCCAGCCCAGGGCCTTGAGCAGTTTCACCGTATCGTCGATGACCGCCTGATGATGGCAGCTGATGCGCTGCACCGTCACGCCGCCCGCCAGGGGCATGTGGTGCTCGCCGATATAGTCGCCGGTGGCGAAGGGCTCGCCGTTGTGCATGAGAATCTGCACGTGCTCCTCGGCGCCGGGATGATATTCCTGAACAATCACATTGTCGGCGAAATCCCTGAATTTCTCGTACCAGTCATCCAACTGCGCGCGATTTTCCGCGTAGGCGGCTTTCAGGGGCACCTTGCCGGCATCGATGTTCTGCCGCCGGGTGCGCAGCACCAGGGGAAACGCCAGGGCCTCCCCGCCGTGCTGTTCCATCAGCTCATCCAGCCGCAGGCCCCTGGCCACGGGAATCCCCAGCTCGACGCAGAGATTTTGCAGATAATCCTTGTCCGTGGATTTGTCGAACAGCTCGCGACTGGGGGAGAACAGATGAATGTCCGGCTCGAAACGCTCGCGCACCGAGATCAGGGCGTTGTGATAGGCTTCCGACACCGGCATGATGGAGCCCACGTCGAGACGCCGCGCCAGTTCCTCGATTTCCTCGGCGAACCCCGGCTTGCCCGGCCGGTTGTCCAGCGTCCAGGCGCTGGCCGAATAGCGGCTGTGCGCCGACTGGCCATCGGGCGTGTTGACGATGGCATGCACCGTCACGCCGTTGCGCGCCATGCTGCGCACCACCCACAGACCCACCTGGGTATCGCCGACGATGGCCAGCACCCGTTTGCGGCGTTCCGGGTGGACCAGGGATTCATTGATCGGTTTGACACATTGCATGTTCACAACCTCACATTCGATTGTTTATGTAATATTGGCGAGAACACAATCACCTCACACCGCTCCGCAGAGCACTCTCCACATCAAGAGCCACTTCATGCCAAGATTTTACCGATGCAGCAATGAATCCACGGTCCCATTCCCGGCTAAGCGTTGACTTTAATGCATCAGCCAGTGCCTCAACATTTTTCATGGGCACAATATATCCGTTTTTTCCCGGCAAAACCTGCTCAGGGACCGACCCAACCGGCGTAGCGACAACAGGTGTACCGCAACCCAAACTTTCGACGACTGCGTTGGGGCTGCCCTCCCAATAAGAAGGCAAGGCTGTGACATTAGCGGCATTCATGTAAAGTGCTATTCTGTGGTGCGGTTGAGACCCGGGCATGATAACGCGATCTTTTAAGCCAAGGTGCCCAATTAAAGCATTCATTTCCTTGTAGTACTCGGTTTCGGCAGGCTCCCCTACAAGAACCAGCAACGCTTCACGAGGCAATTTGTGGAGAGCTTCAATCAGTTCTAGGATACCTTTTCTGCGCTGATAAAAAGAAACACAAGCAATAATCGGCACATCGGGCGGCAGAGCCAGTTCTCGGCGTGCCTCGGCACGGTCCAAAGGAAAAAAAAGTGAACGATCAATCCCATTATTGATGACATGAAGCCGCTTTTCATCACAGCCGATCTCTCGACAAACATCGGCCATGGCACCACAAAGATTGATGATAACCGGTGCATTCCGCAATGCTTCTACGGCTTGCCGCCAAAGTTTGGGCTGTTTCATGCCGACCCAGATCCAACCGCGCAAAGTGATTGCATAGGGCAAATTTAGTTTTCGGGCCAAATGATAGACCCCAACACCATCCGGCCAGGCGAAGTGCGCATCCAATATATCAGGGCGATTTTCTCGGCAATAATTTGTGGCCCAAGAAATCAAACCTTTTGAATAAAATGTCGCATCGAACTGCTTAAAATACCTCGGAATATAAAAGTACCGAGGCCGATAAATTTTTAAATTCTGATAAGTGTCCACTAACGGCTTACCGCTAATAAATGGCGACACGACTGGTGAAAA from Geoalkalibacter sp. includes the following:
- a CDS encoding phenylacetate--CoA ligase family protein, translated to MLPMLARRLFHLQELALGRPSFRILADLLESERWPRERIRQLQLERLRDIVRQAYEQTPYWREIMDRQGFAPADIRSLNDLGRFPLLEKNTLRERREDMVWRGEGKRVQLVRTSGSTNEALQFYTSSTREAHINAARMRGHEWVGVRRGEKELYYWGSPVELSKQDRVKRARDWLINDGLTNGFEVTPERLKKNFADWLAWRPKCIFGYPSTFVLTVTMARSLGLDLRELRKGGLEVIITTSEMLSAVDRKLIAEGFGVPVRDSYGLREAGLIGHECDQGTMHCMDEQILLETIDPQTLAPTDGEGELVVTNLVGPAFPVIRYRTGDIVTLSKEPCACGRNLSSIHISGGRAVEFVVTREGKWVVGYSFIYIARSVEGIVKFQVVQENIGEICIRLVVDDRFPADGGEQVRKKAAQRLGGDDEIRVEIVDDIAPAPSGKYRPVISKVAEELFAKRAF
- a CDS encoding polysaccharide deacetylase family protein; translation: MTLPGIFMTFDVECSMGGAWGNPSLKPISPRVGMMGEYGDNKLGIPLICDILSRNDLKATFFVEPFNDDLGWPGETEPVVRYLVERGQDVQLHVHPNHVHYGLHQAGKPFKKTDQMADLSREWQAELITRGADLLESWTGTRPIAFRAGNMGASEETLAALTQAGLWIDSSYTFPYVGGQCRFAETERYNGSKWYGEVLEVALSAYRQPRFPGLHPAKPVDLMGSSFEECRDAARLICDAGGDTVAILHSFSLFKVRDHQYSGGKLNRVVTRRFEKFCAWMNAVRAQYPPRTFAELGHLVKNAGYQPRAVPACTINKPLRALVRKAVQGVNNFYWV
- a CDS encoding endonuclease/exonuclease/phosphatase family protein, which gives rise to MTSSGTRVLKALAALSVFAYALAVVGVWALMFFTGDRWWFGTVLLYGPRWIYFFPLFVLVPLALLWNRRGLWLLGLTALVIAWPMMGFNLPKSFPVSSEPADLRVLTYNIERWEVTADEFARLLDEVGADLAAVQEIAPRRFDLPPQWHVKRAGESLLVSRYPIAHCDISKREPQVNGIYCVLETPKGPLGFACVDILTPRRALDKVLDRERIFDFDRIETVQAKIEERWYESSGLYAWIASFPEENKIIAGDFNLTVDSPIYRRIWSSHANAFNRAGFGYGFTKFTKINRFRYSARIDHILSTPDVKPVRAWVGPDLGSDHYPLIAEFRLVDSVASTGGGTP
- a CDS encoding carboxylate--amine ligase — protein: MQCVKPINESLVHPERRKRVLAIVGDTQVGLWVVRSMARNGVTVHAIVNTPDGQSAHSRYSASAWTLDNRPGKPGFAEEIEELARRLDVGSIMPVSEAYHNALISVRERFEPDIHLFSPSRELFDKSTDKDYLQNLCVELGIPVARGLRLDELMEQHGGEALAFPLVLRTRRQNIDAGKVPLKAAYAENRAQLDDWYEKFRDFADNVIVQEYHPGAEEHVQILMHNGEPFATGDYIGEHHMPLAGGVTVQRISCHHQAVIDDTVKLLKALGWQGIAGVQFHYDPESARYIFLEINPRFSGGLPTVVMAGFEASFLLWQSHFEPDRMRKKTYRVGLRTRILGGDANWVLGHLRRDLLPPGQKHLSPVRAIATFLWNCGPWTKDDSFLWSDLKPFFVDLKLMVKKLGARGHDIIGHPGA
- a CDS encoding glycosyltransferase, encoding MKVLSFSYCFPRPTRPTWGVFVAQRLSALAKLPQVELEVCSPEPRFSPVVSPFISGKPLVDTYQNLKIYRPRYFYIPRYFKQFDATFYSKGLISWATNYCRENRPDILDAHFAWPDGVGVYHLARKLNLPYAITLRGWIWVGMKQPKLWRQAVEALRNAPVIINLCGAMADVCREIGCDEKRLHVINNGIDRSLFFPLDRAEARRELALPPDVPIIACVSFYQRRKGILELIEALHKLPREALLVLVGEPAETEYYKEMNALIGHLGLKDRVIMPGSQPHHRIALYMNAANVTALPSYWEGSPNAVVESLGCGTPVVATPVGSVPEQVLPGKNGYIVPMKNVEALADALKSTLSREWDRGFIAASVKSWHEVALDVESALRSGVR